TCCTTTGCCCACAGTACCGATGAGCCGGATGCGGCCTTCAATGCCAACACGATGCTTGAAAACTGGGGCGCCCTGACAAAACGATTTGCGGATCTCAAAGCGGTTGTCATGGAACTGGATATCCCGCAGGCGCCAATCGAGATTAAAGCTGATGCCTACCTGGTAAGGAAAATCCTCTATGAGGCGCTCAAGGAATTACTCTTATCGGCGCAGAAAGACGATCTGGTGAAAATATCCTTAAAATCGGAGAGCGCCGATGCCGTTATTATTATGGAAGGAAAACTGACTGATATAAAGAGTGATATGAACAGCGCTTATCTTGAAAATATTACCGCCTTTGCGGGAGGAACGCTGAAAACTGTCTCCGAAAGTTCCGGAATAAAATTTTATTTCAGCTTCCCGCTGGCGGTTTAACTGTTTTCATGGGATTGTATATAACAGCACTCTGAAAGGAAATAGATATGGCCAATGTCAAAGTTTTAATAGTTGACGATGAAGAGGATTTTCGCGACATCTTATCTCAGCGGATGATCGCCCGCGGTTTCGATGTGGAAACCGCCGAAAACGGTTTCAAAGCCATCGAGCTGGCTTCCCGGAAAAACTTTGACGCTATTATCCTCGACCTGGCCATGCCCGAAATGGACGGCCTTCAAACTATGGAAAAACTGCTGGCCAAAGATGCGACGCTTCAGATTATCATGCTGACCGGTCAGGGTACGATACAGAAAGGGATCGAGGCGGTCAAAATGGGTGCCGCCGATTTTCTTGAAAAACCGGCCGAGATCGAAACCCTGGTTTCCAAAATTGAAGCTGCCCAGGCAAAAAAACTGGCTCTTTTCACTGAGGAACTTGACCAGAAAATTTCCAGCATCGCCAGGAAAAAAGGCTGGTAAAAATACTTGCCACGGGTCCGTTTTGGTTTCTTTCCGCACGCAGGACTTCATCCTGTCGGATGTTCTGACTATTATCCTTATCCGTATAGGCCGACCTTCTTTTTGATTATTCCAATCAGGAACACTTTTTGCTCTAATCATATTCGATAAACATCCTAATCCGCTCCAAATACCATACTTATGGCGAAAATGGAGCCCGGATTTCGGGGCTCGAAGCTGGGACCTCGACATGAAAAATGCAATAATTTGCAGCCGGCGCTGAAAACCGGTGCGATACCAGCCAGATCGCGAATTTCTCCCTGCCGGTATGACTGAGCCCCGGCAATAAAAATAGCCACATTCGACACTTCACCCATAGAACAGGTGATCTGCCGGCAAAAGATTAGAGGCCGACTTATGAAACTTATAATTTATACCATCGTCAGCCTGGCTCTGCTTGCGGGAATCGCTCTCCCCCAGGAAGTAATCATCGCCGATTTTCCGCTGGGAGTCGGAGGCAGCGTAAACAAGGAATTATTCCAGCCATACATGACCGACCTGAAAGCAATCTCGGACACCCTGCAAAAGTACCCTCTCGCCCGGGCCATTGTTACGGGCGGTTCCGACGGCAATCAATACCGCGAAAATCATGACGCCAAGAATCCGTCCCTGGCGCTGGGCCGGGCGCATATTCTTCGTAATCTGTTGATCAATGAGTTCAAGGTCGATTCAACGCAAATTATTATTCAGTCCAATGATTCACAGGAGAAAGCAGCCCGTTTCCGCTATGCCGGGATTCGTGTCGATATGGACCTGCAGGATATAAGCTCCCGGCTTGCCAATGTCGAAAATCGCCCGCCCATTGAAAA
This genomic interval from candidate division Zixibacteria bacterium HGW-Zixibacteria-1 contains the following:
- a CDS encoding two-component system response regulator; this translates as MANVKVLIVDDEEDFRDILSQRMIARGFDVETAENGFKAIELASRKNFDAIILDLAMPEMDGLQTMEKLLAKDATLQIIMLTGQGTIQKGIEAVKMGAADFLEKPAEIETLVSKIEAAQAKKLALFTEELDQKISSIARKKGW